The DNA segment GAACTAAGAGAAACTGTGAACTCAGTGAATGGGAGTTAGAAGGCAAACCTGGGGCCTGGGAAGGGTGACTGCACAGATAAGCCTGTTACGCTTTCAGCCTGTGCCAAGTCCACTTGGTGATGTGCCGCTGACTTGTCCTGAGCCACATGGCATCTGTGCCCTCCAATCCCTGCTCTTCTGGTGAAGTCAGCTCAGGCAGCATTTGAATGGGTGGTGTGTTCTGGCTCTCAGTGGAAAGAGCGGAAGCAGGGTACACTCAGCACATCCCCAAGAAGAGGCTAATGCACATAAGGCATGTGATCCGGGGCCGAGAGTCTTTGAAAGAAATCTCTCCTCTTTTTACCTTGGGCTGGAAGTAGCAGTGGATGAATACAGCGGGCAATAGGATGAAGATAAGTGGAGGCAGTGGGAGAAGAGGCCTAGCTTTTGTATAGCATGTGCCCAAGAAAAAagttgtttgatttttcttttccccctgaaaaattagaaaaccttCAAATTTTGTGTGTGGTTTCTTGTTGTCTCCAGGGGAGATGCCCCTCTCAAAGGAAAAGTTATCCAGCAATGGTCAGTTATGaaaaattgagagagagagaggcacagCAGTATATTTCAGATttattcaagttaaaaaaaattcaaccagaaccttatttatagacttttttttatgatttttcaaaTTGGGAGTTACTGTTTAGCAGACATTTCCTGGAACTTATCATCATTGGGAAAGAtaagaagggaggagaggaagagatcTTTTTTATACCTAAATAATTTTAGATTGAGCTAAACATGCTCCGTAATTGcatctttattttttggactgatggaaatgaataaaataacgtgagagaaaattaattttgacCGTGGTTCAGACCTTTTGTGAAGTGTTACTATTTCATGAGTAAATGTTCATATAAGATTAACGCTATATACTTTCTTGCTCCTTAGACTTGTGTGCGAGACAGAGCCATTCGTTCTATCCTGGCTGTTAGGAACATTAGCAAAGAAGTAGCTCAGAAAGCTGTTGATGAAGTTTTTGAGTCTTGTTTCAATGACCATGAACCTTTTGGAAGGATCCCTCATAATAAGACCTATGCAAGATATGCTCATAGAGACTTTCAAAACCGTGATCGATACTACTCAAATATATGAAGACAATGATATTTTATACTATAGAGCTTCAGTGATCATGAAGAAAGTATGGTTTCTACGTGGACAAACATAAACAATCAATTAAATACAGGGAAGACACAGAAGATGCTGATTCTAACATCAGAAAAAGTAACTGTGGTGAGAAATGAAATTGCCTTAAACGCAAAGGCAACCATTGTATCTTTGTAGCTTTGGATCTTTATTTACCAGTTGGTAACTAAAGCAAATAaattgttcatttaaaattttctacaatATACTTGTTAttacttgtgttttgtttttatgatagtgatttgtttttattatatgtgATTATTTTAATACTTGATTATGAAACCTGTGAAGTATGCCCttgtgtggtgtgtatgtcttctttggaaaaatgtcttcagatcctccgcccatttttaaatcaggttgtttgttttttgatgttgagttgtatgagtttttgtatatttttaaagtaaccccttatcagatattatttgcaaatatcttctcccatttagtaggtgACCTTTTCATgttgttaatggtttcctttgctatgcaaaggctttttagtttgatgtcccttttgtttatttttgctgttctTTTGCTTGCCTGAGgaaacatcaaaacaaaaattactaAGGGTGATGACAAAGAgtttactgcctatgttttcttctagaagttttctggtttcaggtcttacttttaagtctttaattcattttgaatttacttttgtGCATTGTGTGAGAAAATAGtccaggttgattttttttttggtatgtagttgttcagttttcccagtaccatttattgccgagactgtcttttccttagtgtgtattcttgcttcctttgtcataggttAGTTGCCCATATGAGTGTGCgttcatttctgggctctattctgttccattaatctatgtgtctatttttgtgccagtgccattaCTGTTCAGATTAGTATAgcttttgtagtatagtttgaaatcaggcagCATGATAACtctagctcttttctttctcaagattgtttttgctattgtttcttgtgtttctgtacaaattttagaattatttgctgttctgctgctgctgctgctaagtcgtgtcagttgtgtccgactctgtgcaaccccataggcggtagcccaccaggctcctctgtccctgggattctccaggcaagaacactgttctGGTTgtgtgaaaaatactattggtattttgatagggattgtattgaatctgtagattgccttggataatatggtcattttaacgatattgattcttctaatccatgagcatggtatatctttccctctGTTTGTGTCACCTTCAGTTTCTTTAAttagcatcttatagttttccaaGTACAAGTCTTTTACTTCCTTAgatatattcctaggtatttcGTTCCTTTTGATGTAattataaatggtattattttcctattttctctttctgatagttcattgttagtgtatagaaatacaacaaaTTCAACAGCATATTAATAGGATCACACACTGTAACCAAGTGGGATTATTGCTGGGGtataaggatggttcaacatatgaaAACTGGTCAGTGGATTATAACACATTAacagagtgaaggaaaaaaatcacatggttATCTCAAtcgatgcagaaaaagcatttgacaaaattcaccacccatttatgataaaaactctccagaaagtgagcgcagagggaacctacctcaaaataataaaggctGTATATGCCAAACCCACAGCTAGCATCGTACTCAACagtgaacaagacaaggatgtacACTCTtgctacttttattcaacatagttttgaaagtactagccatggcaatcagatgaaaaataaataaaaaggaatccaaattggaaaagaaagaaaactgtcactgtttgcagaaggcatgaactatatatagaaaatcctaaagatgctccCAGAAGAcaactagagctcatcaatgagttatgtgaagttgcaggatataaaattaatacacagaaatctttttcatttctatacaataacaatgaagttaggtcagaaagagaaatttggacacaatcccatttaccatcacatcaaaaaggataaaatgcccaggaataaacttacccaggcctcagacagtaaaaaatctgcctgtaatgtgggagacccaggttctatccctgggttgggaagatctcctggtgaaaggaatggcaacccactccaggattcttgcctggagaattccatggatagaggagcctgggggactacagactacccctagggttgcaaagagttggacatgactgagactcacacacacacacacaaacttgccaaggagacaaaagacgtgtactctgaaaactataagacattgatgaaagaaatcaaacataatacaaatgaaagataaatcataattttggattgaaagaatcaatattgtcaaaatgattatactacccaaagcaatctacagactcagtacaatccctatcaaattaccatttgcatttttcacaaaaccagaacaaaaaaatttaaaatgtgtatagaaacacaaaagatcccaaatagccaaggcattcctgagaaagaaaaacagctggaagaatcaggctccctgccTGGAGACTATACGACAAAGCtgtagtcatcaaaacagtactggcacaaaaacagaggTATAGGctaatggaacaggatagaaaacccagaaataaccCATGCACCAATGAtgaattaatctacaacaaaggaagcaagaatatataatAGAGGGAAGACAGTCCCAAattaagtagtgctgggaaaactggacagccacatgtaaaagaatgaaattagaacattctgtaacaccatatgcaaaaattaactcaaaatagattaacgATGTAAATATAacactggatactataaaactcttagaggaaaataggcagaacactctttgatgtAAATTGCAGCAGTATCTTTTTGGAGCCACATCCTAGAGTAatgcaaataaaagcaaacagatggggcctaattaaacttaaaaaaacttttgtacatccaaggaaaccataaacaaaatgaaaagacaaccacagaatcggagaaaatatttgcaaatgaagtgactgacaagggattaatttccaaaatatacaaacagctcatgcagctcaatatcaagaaAACGTGTAACCCTGGGCAGAAGAtcgaaatagacatttcttcaaggaagacagagatggccaaaaagcacatgaaaagatgcttaacattgctaattattatagaaatgcaaatcaaaactaccatgaggtatcacctcacatggtcacaatggccatcatcaaaaaagtctacaaataataaatgctaagagaggttgtggagaaaagggaaccctcctatactgttggtgggaatgtatattggtgcagccattatggtaaacagtatggaatttccttAAACTAAAAAAAGTTGcaatgtgacccagcaatcctattcCTATCCAAGGAAAGCTATAATTTGAGAAGATATGCactccatgttcatagcagcactattcacaacagccaacacatggaagcaacctaaatgtccattgacaggggaatggataaagaagatgtggtacatacatacaatggaaaattactcagccataaaaaaataatgaaacagtgccattttcagtaacatggatggactgagaaattatcatactaagtgaagtaaatctgagaaagacaaatatcatatgataatcacttatatgtggaatctaaaaaatgatacaaatgaacttatttacaaacagactcatagactttaAAAAccaacatggttaccaaaggggaaagttgggagggataaattaggagtttgggattaacatatacacactattatatatgaaatagataataaacaaggtcttactgtatagcacagggaactctctattctgtaataacttacaTATACAGAAGAAtaatctggaaaagaatggaaaatgtatatttataactgaatcacgttgctctgtgttgttgttcagttgctaagtcatgtctgactctttgcaaccccccagactgcagcacgccaggcttccctgtcctctactgtctcctggagtttgctcatgtccattgagttggtgatgctatgttgctatacctgaagctaatacaacattgtaaatcaactataatataaaataaaaatttaatgagaAGAACTCTGAAAATCAGGCAAACCATGGATTGGAAGAAAGTATTCATTTATCTGACAACTCTGATGTGAAAATATAGAGTTTCTATGACTCAAGATAggggtggttcaaatggtaaagaatctgcctgcaatgtgggagacctgggtttgatccctgggttgggaagatccctggagaagggaatggcaacacttcagtattcttgcctggggaattccatggacagaagagcctggtgagctacaggccatgggggttgaaaagagtcagacacgactgagtgactaatatacacacacatgcatgactTAAGAATAGAACAAcaacccattttaaaaattggcaaaaaCACTTAATGGACACTTTACAAAGGAAGCTACATAATTGACCAATaaacactgcaatgagaaactaCACACTACACAGCCACTAGGAAAGCAAAAATTTAATAGACTGCTGACAATATTTGTTAAGATGTGCAAACAGAACTCTCATGTAttactggtaggaatgtaaaataatatCACTTCAAAAAAAGGTTTGGCAGTTTCATATAAAGTTAAACATTCACCTATCCCTTGACTGTGCTGTCCTGAACTTGGTATTTtatttaagagaaatgaaaacaaatccaCAAAAAGACTTGTATAAGAATGTCTACAACATAATAAGTTAACttatttataataactaaaaCCTGGAGACAATGAAATGTCTGTCAACAGGAGAATGAGTAAACAAATTATGGTATATTTTTACcctggaatactgctcagcaataaaaaggaatcagTCACTGATATATACAATAAGCTAGATGAAGCTCAGACATTATGCTAATTAAAAGCATGAGACAAGAGAGTACATACTCAATGATTCCATGTATCTGAAATTATAGTATGGGTAGAAGTAGTCTGtgctgaaaaaaaatcagaacagtgGTTGCCTGGAGTGAGGGAGAGGCCAGAGAACTGACTGGGATTAGAGAGAAGGAACTTTCTGGGCTGATGGAAGTGTTCTGTATCTTCATTGTGATCTGGGTTACACAGATGTATCCACTGTCACAATTGTTCAGTTAATACTTAGACATCTCAACATATGTAACGTTTACCTTAAAAAATCATTGAGGgcctccctgatggtccagtggttaagaatccactttgcgatgcaggggacaccagtttgatccctagtctgggaagatgccacatgccatggagcgtCTAACCCCAAGGCCACAACTCtatcaagcctgtgctctagggcctgcgAGCCTCAACTCCCGAGCCCATGTGCCAGTTAGTGAAGCCccggtgccctagagcctgtgctccgcaacaagccactgcaacgagaaaccTGCACATTACAACTGGAGAAAGTccccgcacagcaacaaaggcccagcacagccaaaaataaaaataagtaaagaagaaattcttaaaataagaagcccatggacagtggGTGGAGGTATAGATTAAACAACATGGCAGAATGTTGATAAGTATCAAAACTGATAGAGAGAATTCATTATACAATTCTACatactttgtaaataaaattttccacttttttttaaagtggaggaAATGAATTAAAGATTAATATGCACTGAATtctaaatactatatatatactttttaaagaaagtgaGAACTGGTATAACTACACAGTCTTTGCTAGGCAGAAAACTGAGTGCTAAACAATTAGAAAATCATTGTTTTGTTCATTCCTGCCCttgggaaagagaaggaagggcagACTGAAGAATGAAACAGGATAATCTTAGTCTGCAGCAATCAGACCACACTATTCAGCGATTCAACCTCCTCAAGGGGATAGAGATATCCAGGCAAGATATTACCAAACCTAGATATTTGTTAATTAAACTCACTTCAGAGCAATACCCTGAGtgaataattaattaaatgttaatttatgTTGATGATAATATTGCACTTGAATTTTGGAACTTTTCccctgaattttaaatatttgagaagCAAGAGCTAAGTATTCTGCTAATAACCTGCATTTTTTcccctcacattttttttttctttttcctgctgatTTCTACTGCTAACTTGGATAATGCAAGTGATAGAGTTCCCAAGCAGAATGAATTTGGTTCTATAGAAATTAGCAAGTAGAGTATCTGGGATTTTATAAGgataataatattttttcaatagGCATTAAGGctaagttaagaaaaaaattgggTGGTGTAgagggtaagaatctgccttgagGCGCAGGggtcgtgggtttgatcccttgtcagagaactaagattccacatgttgtggggcaactaaacccgcgCACCACAACTGCTAAGCCGGCATGCCACAGCGGAGATCCTGaacgctgcagctaagaccccaggcagccaaataagtagataaatggaaaaaattaatcCTTGGTGACATCCCGAGTGCCATCTGCATTTATATTGCCTCACATCGAAGGTGGTaaaataatggggaaaaaatcAAACTGGGTCTAGAACACTCTAACATAATGTTTCCTTTTCTGCAAATTAGTAAATCCCAGAGTTCCAGAGCAAAGGCCAAAGCTTTATGTATGTCCCTTCCAAATCTGGATCGACAGGGTCAAAGTCAGATGTGTCTGGAGGGGCCAGGCTGGTCACTGGAGTGGCCAGTTATTGGTAGGAGGCCCTGAGGAGTTTGTGTCAAGAGGCTGGACTCAAGACTCACTAAGGGAAGCACAGTGCCTCTCCCCTCCATTTTCCCAATCACGGCATGAGGAGGAGAGTCAATCTGAGGGAAAAAATAGATATTGCATTACTTCagtaaattcttattttaatttttactttttggccatgctgcatggcatgtgggatctcagttccctgaccagggatcaaactcatgcctcttgcattggaagcatggagtcttaaccactggaccaccagggaaggcccagtaaatatttactaagtactGACTGTCTACTATATACTGATGCAGGCACTAGGGATACTGAAATGTCCAACTTGGATTGGATCTTTGTTGTCATGGGGAATAGCTGGACCAAGGAGGAGGAAGTGTGGGGTGGTTTGGGGCTATAAAATTTGGTACCCAACCtagaggaagtgacatttgaactgagacctgagtttgaggaGGAGTTAGCAAGTCCAGGGGATGTGGAAGGAGACTTCCAAACAAGAGGAAACTCTGTGTGAAGGCCTTAGAAGGGGGCAGGGACAGTGAGAGAAAGGTTGTGGAAAGGGATAACGTGGAATAAAGTATCTGGTTCTCAAGGAAACTGGTACCCAATTCCCAGGGAGATGAGAAGCTCTGTAACCTGAGTGTCAGAAAAGGTAAACAGtgggaaagaatgaaatattctGAAAGTGGTTTGGAGAAAACTGGACATCTGGAAAAAAGTTAAATGCTTAAGTTATTTCTATACCCAAATAAGTTCCAGAAATATCAAAGATGTTAATAGAAAAGAAAGCCATAAAAATACCAGAACATGggagaattttaaacataatCTTAGATTGGGAAAGCCTAAAGTGACACAAAAATTACAAAGCCATAAAAGGTGCTATCGATACTCTTAACAGcatttttaatcttcaaaaaaagaagacaaaaaatattttcaacccaGTACCATGAAAGATGTTATAGTAAAGTGATGACTGTTTACATCTatataaa comes from the Bubalus kerabau isolate K-KA32 ecotype Philippines breed swamp buffalo chromosome 1, PCC_UOA_SB_1v2, whole genome shotgun sequence genome and includes:
- the ATP23 gene encoding mitochondrial inner membrane protease ATP23 homolog isoform X4, whose translation is MNRVVTHELIHAFDHCRAHVNWFTNVRHLACSEVRAANLSGDCSLLNEIFRLHFGLKQHHQTCVRDRAIRSILAVRNISKEVAQKAVDEVFESCFNDHEPFGRIPHNKTYARYAHRDFQNRDRYYSNI